TCTGCCTGAAGTGCTTCCATTAAGACTTCACTCCTTTGAGTGAAGAGCTAAGTGGCACAGCGATGCTTGAGGACAGAGCTGGGCAAGTTTCTCATAGGGCCCTAAGACTTGAGAGGTCTCTGaattggggtggagggagagcctGAAAAACAACTTGCTCTTTCGCTTCCATCAGACCCTCCCACCAGAGGTCTGCTTGAGTTAAGACCTTGAGTCCTGTGAGGCTGGGTCAGGGTCTCTGAAggttgagggtgggggtgagagaggggagaggagtgtCCAAGGACAGGGCAACCGGCTGCATGGTTGTCAATCTGTCCATCTGGGAATCAGCTGCTGTGCTGCCTCCTTTCAAATAGCCTGGCTTGGCATTCAAGGTTCCATGGGATCTGATCCTTTTTGGTCTTATCAGTCATAGCTCCCCCAATACAAAATTGAGCTGCACTCAGGATTCCTTGACACCTCCACACACATTGGAGAGACAGCCTGAGGGAGCTGGCAGATCACTGATTCTGATTCAAGTCTTGATTTATCCTTTATCATCTATCTTATCTTGGGAAAATCACTTATTTTAGCTTCAattccttcatctgcaaaatggatatACTACTGCTCAATCTGACCATGTCAGCCGTAAACACAGAAATAATAAACCCTACCTCTGAGGGGTAacagataatatatgtaaagtatcaAGGACACaaaatgtgctcaataaatattggtccCTTTGTTAAGGTGGACTGTTGACATTTCAGCCATTCTTTAAGAACCAGCTCAAAAAATAACCTCTTCAAGATTTTCCTGGACTCCCAGTTAGAAAGCTTTTACTATACCTCATTTCATGGCCTGCCTAAGACAGTTCCTACCACATAGTCAgcacacaaaaaatattttttgaatgaatagaTGACTGATAGTTCTCTCAATGGGCTGTCTCTCCCTAACCAGTGGGAGCCAGAACCCTGTTTGGTTCATCTTTGTTCCATGGGCaccagctcagagcctggcatTCAATTTGTGTAAGTccaatttttaaacatctttgccCTCTAGGGGCTTGGAATCTAGCTGAGGAAACAGGACTGATCCAGaaagatctgagttcaaatttGCAAAATCTCCTCTTAGCtaggtgaccttgaacaaattcctttacctctctgggcctcgttTACATTATCAGTGAAATGGGCACAATACTATTCACTctacctacctcatggggttgtcaTGAGAAGCCATTGAAATAGCAATGTTTGTGGAAATGCTTTGTAAATTGTTAAGAGCTGTAGAAATGTAAGGAGGGGAGTGTCATGTTATTACTAATGGCAGCAAACACTTATAAGCAGTTACTCTGTGCTAGGAGTTATGCTAACAGCTTTccacatattaattcatttaggaGGACTTAGCAACCATATGAGGTAGGAAGCTGAGACACACAGAGACTAAGAACTCACCCTGTGAATTGCaagtggcagatctgggatttgaacccaggaagtctgcCACCCTTGCCCACACTATTACCTACCATGCTAAGCTGCCTCCTTCTACTGTTCCCACTCATAACATCACAGACTTAGGTGATGAGTTTTGAGGGCCCACCAATGAGTTCAGTAGCATTTCAGGTAGCTGGGAGCCCACAAGGGCGAGAGGCTCTGAAGGGAAGGGAATTTAAGCTGCCTCTAAAGGACAGGTAAGAACTGTAGGCTAGAAAGAGCACAGGAGGGATGGCATTTCAGGCAGATGGAATAGCAGgagcaaagacacagagacagcaCCTAGTTTGGTGTATTTGGGGGACAGTGAGGAGGCCAAACTGGCTGGAAAAGAGATCTGCTGATGAGGGTAGGGGGAAGGGTATTAAATGTCAGACATAGATTTTGGACAGTGAAAGGGGGATACATGGTCAGCTCATCTGTAAGCCTGTAACCTCCAAAGGTGTGAGAAACCAAAAACAGTCTCTGAGTTTACTTCtttgggggcggggtgggagagGCAAGCAGAGGACCACACCTGCCTGAGGCATGCCCTCCTTCCCAGTCTTTTCCACTCCTTCCCAGTCTTTTCCACATCTTCCCAAGgatgtgggagagggaagggtaaGATAGGGTGTGAGATGGATGCCTGACCCCCCAGTGGTATCCATGTAGAACTGCAGATCAGTGAACCTCTAATGAAGCATGgcccccatcctcacccccaccccacaactgGGGCTGAAACACACCCATACCAGAGCTGGACAAGGTGGGAGGGCTCCCTCTGGGGTTAATCCCCTAAACTGGGCCTCCTAGGTGGGCAAGCCATCTAAGAAGGGAGCCAGTGTAGTGAGGTCAGACTGGATTAAAGCTGAGGCTCTGATACTTCTTGATCTTGGAgatttacttaacctctttctGTCTAGTTTCCCCACCGGTGATGTGGGGACAGTAGTACCTTCTTCATAGGTTTATTGTGACAATTCAGTGTGATAATGCCTGTAAGCACATAGCACGTTGTCTAGCACACAGTGAGTGTTCCAGTCTTTAGCCAGCTGTGGCAGGACCCCAGAGGCACTTGTCTTCTGGCTCACAGTCTCTGCAGGCCTCTCCCtgcaccccctacacacacaccatcatccccaccactaccaccaggagggagcagggaagatggggaggggctCCAGGAATACTCCAGGGCTCCAGGGTGGCTCCCTTGGAAGGCTCAGATTTCCCTCCTACCCTGGGCTTTTCCATCAGCTCAGTAACAATTCCCAAAGAGCAGCCAGGAGGGCGAGAAGAGCACATCCCTCATCCTCTCCCAAGGAGCTTGAGTCTCTGGGTCCCAGAGGCAGCTGCAGTAATTCTCCTCCCAGTGATAGGGCTAAGCAACCTTTTTCCTACTCAGACTATTGTAACTAATCCCACCTcccatgggcctcagtttccctgtctgtaaccTGTGGGAAGAGAGTGCTTCCCACATCACAGTCTCTATGGCAACCTTGATCGATGTGGGTGGTGTCCTCCTGATGGGAGAGGTCACTGCCTTCTCCCCCTTTATATTCTCAGTTTCATGCAGATGCAATTACACAACCACCATAGACCCATGCTTCTAATCACAGGACATATCCATACCAGTCTTCAGACCCACATGCCACAACCCTGCTAAAATACAAACCTCACACCCCATACACACTCGGAAGTACTCCAgtacactctcacacacacatactatagATACCCAGGTCACAGACCTGTATACACCAGACACACACCTAACAGACAGATGCTCACTCCTGTgcaaacacacagagacatatGTAAGAGGAGGTACACACACTCTCCATACAAACACAGAAATGTACACACAAGAAAACACCCAGACACCCATAACGCTTTCTGACCCGCACATCTATTACTTATGCATGTGCAGCTCAtactttctctcacacacacactgccttTCTCTACCTTCTCTCTAAGCCCAGCTCCTCTGGCTGCCCCTTCCCTTTGGCAAAGATTAGCCACAGGGTTTCTGGGGGAAGCTGCCCTCAGGGACAGGGGCAGGTCACTGCCCCCCTCCTCTGGCTTCGCCTGGCCTGGCCCATATCCTTCAAGCCAAAGGCTTCTGAGGAGATACCAGTGCAGAGGCTGAGGTGGCCCCGTGAAGAGGAAGAGGCTATGGCTGggaggctgtggctgggaggcGTGTGGGGaggcggggttggggggagggggaggagatcctgggagggagaaggggagggaggctgcaggcagTCCTACTCAGGCTGGGGAGCCCGCGGGGCAGGTGGTGTGGGTAGGACTGGCCAGCGTGTCTGAGCCTCAGCCTGTGGGGCCATGCCCCAGGCCCACCATGAACCTGGAAGGGCTGGAGATGGTCGCTGTGCTTGTGGTCCTCGCTCTGTTTGTCAAGGTCCTGGAGCAGTTTGGCCTCTTTGAGCCTGTCTCCTTGGAAGGTAACCCAGGTGTCTGGGCATGTCTGTCTGGTCTGTTGGCTGGAGGGATAGCGGCTGGCAGGACTGTGGAGGGATTACTCTGGCCTTATGACTCActtgggggctgcaggggtgagGAGGTTAGTGATGGGGTGGGacatctgggggaggggaggaggggagttaGGGGAATAGGACATCTGGGAGAGGTAAAGAGGGGGACTCGTAGAtctgggggaggtgagggaatCTGGGGGAGTGGGTGTCTGAGGGAGGTGAAGCCCAGCATGGGAGGGCTAGAGTTGGGGGGAGGAGTATCTGGGGGACATGAGGAGAAGTCTGGAGACGGGCAGGGGtacctggagaggaaggaagttCCAGAGATCCTGAGACAACACCAGACTTCTGGGGAGTCCCTTTTGTGGTCAGGGACCCACAATGGCTCTGAAGATGTGTGTGACTCTCCACACCTCCATCCCTCAAGTGTGGGTTACAGAGTGCATGTGGACTCAGTGTGTGAGAGATACAGGGGGTGTGgctgtgtgttcatgtgtgtgagGAAGGACAAAATGTGTGACTACTTGGGCCTGTATGTATGACAGGGGTGTGATTTAATGTGTCTGAGTGACAAAGTGTGTAGCTTTATGCGATCGCGGATGTGACTGTGCCTCAGAGGCATGGGGCGTGAGGCTGAGCTTCTTTGGGTATCTGATTATGTGGGGGGCTGTTCCCACAGTTCCCTGAGGATATACCAGCTTCATACCCAAGTTGAGGGAGGGGGGTAGGTTCGGAGGGACAGGAGTCGGAACACTGTGAATGAGACATTTATAGATCAGCTCTggcaggagagtgaggagggaTCAGATAAAGGACCCTGCTTCCTAAGCTCCCTTGCCTCTCCTAGCTCCTCTTAGGAGGGCAGAATGGGCTCCAGGGCCTAGACATTGGGAGTGGGAAGTAGattctctgccccaccccaaaGTTAAGTGGAGAGATCGATACTGGAGGTCGGGATAACACGTTTTGCCTTCCCCAGGGAGTTTTGGCCTCTCCCTCTTTTCACACCAAGAACTGTGCAGCTCCAGTTCCACTGGGGACAGGAAAACAGGCAAGAACCGTGGTAAGAGGGCTGCAGGGTAGACACCTGGGAGAACTGAAAAGATGTGAAAGGAGCTGGGGACAAATGGAAGGCCCATGAATTGCCTGCCCTAGGGTTTAGTAAGAGCAGAAAACTCCTAGCCTACCCTCCATCTGCTGCTGCATTTattggggtagggtggggagcaGAGATTGGTCCTGGATGAACTGGGATTCATACAGTCCTGAAAAGATGAAGTCAGCTGGCCTGTAACTTGCCATCTCCTTTAGACTATTTGGTGGGAAGCAGGGGTCATCCAGGAAACCCAGACATCCAGTGTGCTGAAGACATCCCCTTTTTCTTCCTACCTTCAGAGCCTGGAGGAGATTGAGTCCTTGAAACAGGCAGGGGACCAGATATTTGGGATATGTGAAGAGGAAGAggttgggagaggagggagagctaTCCTCCAGTCCAGTGGCGACAACACCACCGGAGGCCCCAGGCACAATCCGGCTTCGGGAAACCAAAGTCCAGGCTAAtggagccctgggccaggggccaggccgCCATCGATCCCCTACCCagcccacagcctccctcccacctctccataGCTCCtgtgggggagcagggagagaggactatgggagggagaggaggccttGAGCAGCTATCTCCTGGGAGCAGAGCACtgtcctgagggtggagcctgGCTTGGGAGCGGGGCctgtgagggagctggggtgccAATCTACAACTAAAGGAAGTTGGGCTCCTCCAGCAATGGACTTCAGTGTGCCAGGTTCACTGAACTCTGGCCGGTGGGTGCAGCCCAGAGACAGACACATACGTgagtgcgcgcacacacacacaaaggtggaGGGTCTCCCTGGGATGCAATTAGAGCTGTAGGACATATGTGTAAATAAGAGGAAGTGAGGCGAACTGTGATCAGTGGGCTCTGGGTAGTCCCACATACTCATCCCCAAGGTCTGTCATTGCCTCAAAGTTCGCTATCATTTCACCTTCAAAGAGTAAGCCACACTGGGAAGGACAGGGAAGGGACACACCTTTATGGTGGATGAGTTAGATGATGAGGAACTCTGTTCCATTGGCAGGAAGATTCTAGGTGACTTGCATGAGGGGTTACAGGAAAAAGTGGGTGCATCTTGGGCAAATGCGGGTTCCGTGCATGAGGTGCAGTCTTAGGTGTCTGGGTGCCATGGGCACCTAAGTCACAGTATGATATGGGTATGTGTCGTGGTGACCTTAATATGTCATGGTGACCACACTGTGCCTTTGTGTCCCAGGGTTGTTCTGtgttcttttgtggtttgatcaTGCTGTGTTTAAGACGGTCTTTATGTGTCCTTACGTGTGTGTCATATTTTTTCTAGGTCAGTCATATTTGTATGTTTGTATTAAGGAATACTAGGTCAGAGTgggtctgtctctgtgtgtgtgcatgtggatgtGAGTGAGTTACTGGGTATCGAGCTGCCACTGTATGGGGTCCATCCCCTAGTGATTTATCATTCTATGTGTCATTATACACGTCTGtcactgtatatgtgtgtgtgttgagagagGCATTCCTGCCCAGGCAGTCTTTAGGTTGGACATCACTCTCAGAGGTCCAGCTATAGCACTGGAGCCAAGGCACTGGGTCAACAAAGACTGAGGTCAGTGCCACTTCCCTTGCTggccccctccctgtccccgGCTAAGTCCCTTTATACAAGGTGCCCGAGCCACCTTGGTGGACTTTCCATGCCTGTGAAACCCACTGGACTCCCCTAACTGACCCCAGCTACCCTCGTCATTACCCCTCCCCCGTCTTCCCCCAACACCCACCCCCAGCCGGGTCAATTTatgatggtggggagggtacagggAACAGAGGGACAGCGGAGGTTAATGTACCTTCCTGGGGTCTTCTCTCTTCCCAGGCCACCCTCCAGGGCCCACTAAAAAAGCGCTGAAGCAGCGGTTCCTCAAGCTGCTGCCTTGCTGCGGGCCCCAAGCCCTGCCCTCAGTCAGTGAAAGCAAGTGCCTCTCCTGTGCTTCCGGGGGCGGGGCTGTACGTGTGTGGGCGTGGCCAGTGTGAGGGGAGCcggtgcgcgtgcgtgtgtgtgtgtgagcgcgaCCAGTATGGCAGAGGTGGGCTGGGCACTGGCTGGCCTGAGTGTGAGGGGGCGTAGCTACCGAGTGCAGACCGGAAAGTGTGAGTGTGATCAGTTTGGGGGCGGAGCCTGAGTGTGGGCAGTCTTTGGTCTGTTAAATGGGCGGGATCTGGGTGTTTGGGCGTGGTGTTTGTGGCGGGGCTGAGGCGACTCTGAGCCTGTGTGGGTGTGCCCAGTGTGGCAGGGGCAGAACCAGGCGGCTGTGAAGGTCTTTGCGTGGCTTCGCTGGGGTTAGTGTCTGGCTGCCGGTCCCGTGCCTGGGCATGTTTTGAGCCTTGAGATGTAGGTAGCCAGTGCCTAGACTAGATGGATGCAAGTGTAGGGGTGGAGCCCGTCTTTCTCCAGATGACAGGATACTTGAGTTTTCTAGTCCTAGCCTGGTCCCCAGTTGAGTGACCTTGTTTTGTCTGTaggcttgttttctcatttgggTCTTGCCCACCTCATAGGATAACACTGCATTTTGCAAACTATAGAGGCCCAGTTTGTAGTCATTATTTGACAGTGTCTTTATGTTTGATTCCTCTGTGTCCCACATGGGAGTAGACTTGGAAAAAGGAGAGGTGTCATGTGCCTGGGGTCAGATTCGTGTGTGTCTATGCTCATTCGTTACGTTGCCTTTGGGCGCGGGGTTGGGGTGTGTGCATTGTAATAACATGCAGGTCTGTGAGATTTGCTGAGTGTGAGGGGCGAAGTGTGTGTAGTCGGCTGGGTCTTCCGCTTTCTCGGTGACAGTTCGCTCCCTTCAGCATTAGCCGCCCCAGCCTCCCTCCGCCCCCACAGACCCCGCCCGCTGGACCCAGGTGACTTACTCTCCTGgtaggggcgggggcgggagacttggggagctggggtgggggcacttgCCTGGGGACTGGATGTTGGGAACTGGGGCGGGGCTGAGATGGGCCGGGGGTGTGGCAGGAGCCGTATGGGTGGGGCTTGGCTGGAGCTGGGCGGGGCATGGCTCAGGCATGGCTGGGATAGGTGGGCCTTGGCTGGAGGGAAGGATTCGGGCTGGGCAAAGGTGGGGCTGGGCGGATCTGAGTTGGTCAGAGAAGGCCCAGAACTCAGATGCCTCCTCTCCAACCTATTTTTCCTACTCCTGCCTTTCTGGGACGAAGATGGGGCTGAGGGGCCTTCCCCTCCAACCAAGGATCAAGGACCCAAGGGCCAGCGCTGACTCAGACTCCTGGCTCTGGGGCAGGCCTGGCCTTGGGCTTGGCCCACTAGTGGACCTCAAAGCATCTTCTCTCCTTGCCTTGATGTCCTTAGTTCAGGGTCCAGGGAAATAGCAGGCTGGTCTCTGGAGTCAGAGATGGGGGAATGGATGGTTCAGTGATTTTGAAGAGGGGTCGTGGGGGCCGGGCCTGAGGCGCGGCTGTACCCCACAACCGCCCCCACCCCGCAGACAGCGTGGAGGATGAGTTTGAACTGTCCACTGTGTGTCACCGGCCTGAGGGTCTGGAGCAGCTACAGGAACAAACCAAATTCACGCGCAAGGAATTGCAAGTCCTGTACCGGGGCTTCAAAAACGTGAGTGCAAAGCTGAGCCAAACTGGGTGAGGGATGGAGCAGCAGGGGCAGGACCTATCCAGGAGTTTTCAGAAAGGTTGCCCTGGTTGCTTTGGGGAgtgaaagggaaggggaggggaggggacagccccCCTTCCCCATAGATCGAACTTCTAGATGGGGGTTCTAGCCGGTTTGAGAAGGTGTGAAGCCTATAGATTGGCCTGTcagttctgtattttttatttgtgtgctGGGGAGAAATTTTACCTCCAGTAGAAAAGCTATGTGGTGAGACCCCTGGAGACAAGAAGATTTCCCCTTTCTCTGGGAGTCTCTGAACACTAGAGtaggggatggggagggcggggaggggtgagTGGAAGgggtttttgtctctttcttcagtctggtttccctccccctgcctccccaggaatGTCCCAGTGGAATTGTCAATGAGGAGAACTTCAAGCAGATTTACTCCCAGTTCTTTCCTCAAGGAGGTAAGGGTTTGAGTCCTGAGAGGAAGCAGCTATCCATCTCTAagctgaggcagggagaggtTCTGGAGGGACTGGAAATGCCAAGTGAATGGGGTTTGAGGAGCCGCATAGAGGTAGGAAGTCCTCTCCTGTCTGGAAGCCAAGCTTACTCATCTACATTTATCCTACAGACTCCAGCACATATGCCACCTTCCTCTTCAATGCCTTTGACACCAACCATGATGGCTCAGTCAGTTTTGAGGTAAGCTGAAGGAGGTGGGCCAGGGACGCCTGTTTCCTGGGGCTTCAGGGCCAGCATCTATGGGACAAACCCAGAGAGATGGTTGGATGAAGGGTATCTGAAGACCCATTTCccccctgcctccttcctagGACTTTGTGGCTGGTTTGTCGGTGATTCTTCGGGGAACCATAGATGACAGGCTGAACTGGGCCTTCAACCTGTATGACCTCAACAAGGATGGCTGCATCACCAAGGAGGTGTGAGGCAACTGAAGAGCTGGAGGGGCTGTATGTGTGTGAGGAGGTGCAAAGGGCCCATAGGAGGGAAACGTGACCCACATAAGCGTCACCAGCAAGGGGTGAGGTCTGCCCTAGGCCCTAGGCCTTCCGGTTTGGAggctggaggctctgaggagggATCTTCTTCTCTCTTGGCCTAACAGGAAATGCTTGATATCATGAAGTCCATCTATGACATGATGGGCAAGTATACATATCCTGCACTCCGGGAGGAGGCCCCAAGAGAACATGTGGAGAGCTTCTTCCAGGTGCCTGGGACTGGGTAGGCTGGGTTTTGGAGTGAAGGGAAGGAGGTAAGGTCCCAGCAGGGAATTTACCCAAGTTCTGCCTGCCTTTCTTCTGCCATCCCTCCCGTTTTCCCTACCTGACTACCTTTTTGCAGAAGATGGACAGGAACAAGGATGGTGTGGTGACTGTCGAGGAATTCATTGAGTCTTGTCAAAAGGTACAGGCCCTGCCCTCATTTCCCTGGTCTGGACTCAGGGCCTGATTCAATGATGTAGCAGAAGACTCCTCTGAGCAGAGTACCATCTCCCTAACTCACCCCCACTCCTGAATCCTATTTCCTCACAACTTGAGGAGGcctgtcccttccccacttctctgGGTATCTCCTTCCTcactgcctctctgtctctgaatGTCCCCATTTCTGACTCAATGTCCCTTTCCCTGTCTCTGAtaagctcttttttctttctttctctccaatctGCTTCTCTCCCACCATGGCTACAGGACGAGAACATCATGAGGTCCATGCAGCTCTTTGACAATGTCATCTAGTTCCCCAGGAGAGGGGGTCAGTTGTCCTGGGTGACCATGCTCTATCCCTAGTCCAGGTGGACCTCACCCTTCTCTTCCCAGGTCTGTCCTCATCCTAGCCCTAGTCTGGGGGTTGTAGGAAGCCAAGAGCCTGGGGATTCAGTGGTCCAGATTGCTAGAGCTGAGGTGGCCAGGGAGTGGGCAGAGTTTCTCTGTAGGGTGTTCCCAACTTCCAACagctcccacccccttcctgtcTGAAACTCAGTGCTGAGGGTGCCTGTGTTACAGGAATTGAGTGCTCCTAACCCTCCCACCCGAGAAACCACAACACTAGACAAAATGTCTCCTGCTATGGTGCTTTCCCCATCCCTGATCTCATAAACATTTCCCCTAAGACTCCCTTATCAGAAAGGCTGTTTTGTCCTTGGCACTGACTGGCCTTTCAGACCAGGGCCTTTGAGAGCCCTGTAGGAGGGGAACAAGAATGTAGAAGGAGTAATCTTGGGCCTGAGCCAGTGATTAGGTCCTAGGAAGTGGCTGGGGTAGAGAGCAGAAAGGCCTGGGGATTGTCAGGGAGAGCATGCCAGACTACAGCTTTGAGCTCTACAGGTCTGCCACTCAAGCCATCAGAATATGAGGTTCCAGGCTCTTCAGAAGACCTTGTTTCCTTGGAAATACCCCAGAAATTTTCCATACTCCTCAGTACCCCAGGAGAGCCTGAGATCCTGGTGTCTGGCTCATCCTTGgaattccttccctccttcctttctgtttgtATGGTGGTGGCGGCAGCAGGGGGAACATGGGCAGGAACTGTCCTGGCTGATACCTGCCAGAGTTTCAGCCTACCCTCTCTGATGGCTACAAGTTTTCATTTGCCATTTCCTCTAGACTTGGAGGCACAGAGTGAGCCAGGGACCACACAGTGGATGCcttagaagaaaagggaaaggaggcaggCATAGCATTTGAACCCAGTGTGGGGGCATTTATTAGAATCTTTGATCTACCCAGGCTCTCTTCCTGCCCCCCACATAGCCTCCTCATTTCCCACCTAGAGTCTCCTGTTGCTCTAATCAGTCTACCCAGAGATGCCCCTGAGCACACCCTGAAGGCAGGGGCCATAGGACCTAGGTCCCACCTCACTGTCAGCACCCCTGCCATGCTGCCACCCCTTAATATATCTGCTTGTCCCATTTAGCTCACCCTCCCAGTCAGCCATGATCTGAGGGGGAGGGCCCCCAAGGAACCCCCTTTCCCATCAGAACACTGTTGACTGCTTTGCATTTTTGGCTCCTctgtatattttgtaaaataagaaacacACCAAATCCAATAAAACACAATGGCTATGCATAGG
This genomic interval from Camelus ferus isolate YT-003-E chromosome 11, BCGSAC_Cfer_1.0, whole genome shotgun sequence contains the following:
- the KCNIP2 gene encoding Kv channel-interacting protein 2 isoform X6, whose protein sequence is MNLEGLEMVAVLVVLALFVKVLEQFGLFEPVSLEDSVEDEFELSTVCHRPEGLEQLQEQTKFTRKELQVLYRGFKNECPSGIVNEENFKQIYSQFFPQGDSSTYATFLFNAFDTNHDGSVSFEDFVAGLSVILRGTIDDRLNWAFNLYDLNKDGCITKEEMLDIMKSIYDMMGKYTYPALREEAPREHVESFFQKMDRNKDGVVTVEEFIESCQKDENIMRSMQLFDNVI
- the KCNIP2 gene encoding Kv channel-interacting protein 2 isoform X2 — translated: MRGQSRKESLSDSRDLDGSYDQLTGHPPGPTKKALKQRFLKLLPCCGPQALPSVSENSVEDEFELSTVCHRPEGLEQLQEQTKFTRKELQVLYRGFKNECPSGIVNEENFKQIYSQFFPQGDSSTYATFLFNAFDTNHDGSVSFEDFVAGLSVILRGTIDDRLNWAFNLYDLNKDGCITKEEMLDIMKSIYDMMGKYTYPALREEAPREHVESFFQKMDRNKDGVVTVEEFIESCQKDENIMRSMQLFDNVI
- the KCNIP2 gene encoding Kv channel-interacting protein 2 isoform X5, with translation MRGQSRKESLSDSRDLDGSYDQLTGHPPGPTKKALKQRFLKLLPCCGPQALPSVSEIGWVFRFLGDSSLPSALAAPASLRPHRPRPLDPDSVEDEFELSTVCHRPEGLEQLQEQTKFTRKELQVLYRGFKNECPSGIVNEENFKQIYSQFFPQGDSSTYATFLFNAFDTNHDGSVSFEDFVAGLSVILRGTIDDRLNWAFNLYDLNKDGCITKEEMLDIMKSIYDMMGKYTYPALREEAPREHVESFFQKMDRNKDGVVTVEEFIESCQKDENIMRSMQLFDNVI
- the KCNIP2 gene encoding Kv channel-interacting protein 2 isoform X1 produces the protein MRGQSRKESLSDSRDLDGSYDQLTGHPPGPTKKALKQRFLKLLPCCGPQALPSVSETLAAPASLRPHRPRPLDPDSVEDEFELSTVCHRPEGLEQLQEQTKFTRKELQVLYRGFKNECPSGIVNEENFKQIYSQFFPQGDSSTYATFLFNAFDTNHDGSVSFEDFVAGLSVILRGTIDDRLNWAFNLYDLNKDGCITKEEMLDIMKSIYDMMGKYTYPALREEAPREHVESFFQKMDRNKDGVVTVEEFIESCQKDENIMRSMQLFDNVI
- the KCNIP2 gene encoding Kv channel-interacting protein 2 isoform X4 — its product is MRGQSRKESLSDSRDLDGSYDQLTDSVEDEFELSTVCHRPEGLEQLQEQTKFTRKELQVLYRGFKNECPSGIVNEENFKQIYSQFFPQGDSSTYATFLFNAFDTNHDGSVSFEDFVAGLSVILRGTIDDRLNWAFNLYDLNKDGCITKEEMLDIMKSIYDMMGKYTYPALREEAPREHVESFFQKMDRNKDGVVTVEEFIESCQKDENIMRSMQLFDNVI
- the KCNIP2 gene encoding Kv channel-interacting protein 2 isoform X3 → MNRCPRRCRSPLGQAARSLYQLVTGSLSPDSVEDEFELSTVCHRPEGLEQLQEQTKFTRKELQVLYRGFKNECPSGIVNEENFKQIYSQFFPQGDSSTYATFLFNAFDTNHDGSVSFEDFVAGLSVILRGTIDDRLNWAFNLYDLNKDGCITKEEMLDIMKSIYDMMGKYTYPALREEAPREHVESFFQKMDRNKDGVVTVEEFIESCQKDENIMRSMQLFDNVI